From one Felis catus isolate Fca126 chromosome E2, F.catus_Fca126_mat1.0, whole genome shotgun sequence genomic stretch:
- the SLC12A4 gene encoding solute carrier family 12 member 4 isoform X2: MAAEGAPCSFIYLEGSTPSGPEDAEPLAPSTLGHGNHRESSPFLCPLEASRGSDYYDRNLALFEEELDIRPKVSSLLGKLVSYTNLTQGAKEHEEAESGEGTRRRAAKAPSMGTLMGVYLPCLQNIFGVILFLRLTWMVGTAGVLQALLVVLICCCCTLLTAISMSAIATNGVVPAGGSYFMISRSLGPEFGGAVGLCFYLGTTFAAAMYILGAIEILLTYIAPPAAIFYPAGAHDTSSATLNNMRVYGTIFLTFMTLVVFVGVKYVNKFASLFLACVIISILSIYAGGIKSIFDPPVFPVCMLGNRTLSRDQFDVCAKTAMVNNETVATQLWKLFCHSPNLTTDSCDPYFLVNNVTEIPGIPGAAAGVLQENLWSAYLEKGEVVEKHGLPSTDALGLKESLPLYVVADIATSFTVLVGIFFPSVTGIMAGSNRSGDLRDAQKSIPVGTILAIVTTSLVYFSSVVLFGACIEGVVLRDKYGDGVSRNLVVGTLAWPSPWVIVIGSFFSTCGAGLQSLTGAPRLLQAIAKDNIIPFLRVFGHGKANGEPTWALLLTALIAELGILIASLDMVAPILSMFFLMCYLFVNLACAVQTLLRTPNWRPRFKYYHWALSFLGMSLCLALMFVSSWYYALVAMLIAGMIYKYIEYQGAEKEWGDGIRGLSLSAARYALLRLEEGPPHTKNWRPQLLVLLKLDEDLHVKYPRLLTFASQLKAGKGLTIVGSVIQGSFLESYGEAQAAEQTIKNMMEIEKVKGFCQVVVASKVREGLAHLIQSCGLGGMRHNSVVLGWPYGWRQSEDPRAWKTFIDTVRCTTAAHLALLVPKNIAFYPSNHERYLEGHIDVWWIVHDGGMLMLLPFLLRQHKVWRKCRMRIFTVAQMDDNSIQMKKDLAIFLYHLRLEAEVEVVEMHNSDISAYTYERTLMMEQRSQMLRQMRLTKTEREREAQLVKDRHSALRLESLYSDEEDDSAAGADKIQMTWTRDKYMAAESWDPSHGPDNFRELVHIKPDQSNVRRMHTAVKLNEVIVTRSHDARLVLLNMPGPPKNSEGDENYMEFLEVLTEGLERVLLVRGGGREVITIYS; this comes from the exons ATGGCAGCTGAAGGCGCCCCGTGTAGCTTCATTTATCTGGAAGGCAGCACCCCGTCAGGCCCTGAGGACGCCGAGCCCTTGGCGCCTAGCACGCTGG GACATGGCAACCACAGAGAGAGCAGCCCTTTCCTTTGTCCCTTGGAGGCTTCCAGAGGAAGTGACTACTACGACAGGAACCTGGCACTGTTTGAG GAAGAGCTGGACATCCGCCCAAAGGTATCATCTCTCCTGGGCAAGCTCGTCAGCTACACCAACCTCACACAGGGCGCCAAGGAACATGAGGAagctgagagtggggagggcacCCGCCGGAGAGCAGCCAAG GCACCCAGTATGGGCACCCTAATGGGGGTGTACCTGCCCTGCCTACAGAATATCTTCGGGGTTATCCTGTTCTTGCGGCTGACCTGGATGGTGGGCACGGCCGGTGTGTTGCAGGCTCTCCTCGTCGTGCTCATCTGCTGCTGCTGT ACTTTGCTGACGGCCATCTCCATGAGTGCCATCGCCACCAACGGTGTGGTTCCAG CCGGGGGCTCCTATTTCATGATTTCCCGCTCGCTGGGGCCAGAATTTGGAGGCGCTGTGGGCCTGTGCTTCTACCTGGGAACAACATTTGCTGCAGCCATGTACATCCTAGGTGCCATTGAGATCTTGCTG ACCTACATTGCCCCACCAGCTGCCATTTTTTACCCAGCGGGCGCTCATGATACATCAAGTGCCACCTTGAATAATATGCGGGTATATGGGACCATTTTTCTGACCTTCATGACCCTAGTGGTGTTTGTTGGTGTCAAGTATGTGAACAAATTTGCCTCACTCTTCCTGGCCTGTGTGATCATCTCCATCCTGTCCATCTATGCCGGGGGCATCAAGTCAATTTTTGACCCTCCTGTGTTTCC agtGTGCATGCTGGGCAACAGGACCCTGTCCCGGGACCAGTTTGACGTCTGTGCCAAGACGGCCATGGTGAACAATGAGACAGTGGCCACCCAGCTATGGAAACTCTTCTGCCACAGCCCCAACCTTACCACTGATTCCTGTGACCCCTACTTCCTGGTCAACAATGTGACCGAGATCCCTGGCATCCCTGGTGCGGCTGCTGGTGTGCTCCAGG AAAACCTGTGGAGTGCCTACCTGGAGAAGGGCGAGGTCGTGGAGAAGCACGGACTGCCTTCCACAGATGCCCTTGGCCTGAAGGAGAGCCTGCCCCTGTACGTGGTGGCTGACATCGCCACATCCTTCACCGTGCTGGTCGGCATCTTCTTTCCCTCCGTAACAG GCATTATGGCTGGCTCAAACCGCTCCGGGGACCTCCGGGATGCCCAGAAGTCCATTCCTGTGGGGACCATTCTGGCCATTGTTACGACCTCCCTTGTGT ACTTCAGCAGCGTGGTTCTCTTTGGCGCCTGCATCGAGGGTGTGGTACTCCGGGACAA GTACGGTGATGGCGTCAGCAGGAACCTGGTGGTGGGCACATTGGCCTGGCCTTCGCCCTGGGTCATCGTCATCGGCTCCTTCTTCTCAACTTGTGGTGCCGGCCTACAAAGCCTCACTGGGGCACCACGCCTATTGCAGGCCATCGCCAAGGACAACATCATTCCCTTCCTCAGG GTATTTGGCCATGGAAAGGCAAATGGTGAACCAACGTGGGCACTCCTCCTGACGGCACTCATTGCTGAGCTGGGCATCCTCATCGCTTCCCTTGACATGGTGGCCCCCATTCTATCCAT GTTCTTTCTGATGTGTTACCTGTTTGTGAACCTGGCCTGTGCTGTGCAGACACTCCTAAGGACACCTAATTGGCGGCCACGGTTCAAGTACTATCACTG GGCGCTATCCTTCCTGGGCATGAGCCTCTGCCTGGCCCTTATGTTTGTCTCCTCCTGGTACTATGCCCTGGTCGCCATGCTCATTGCGGGCATGATCTACAAGTACATTGAATACCAAGG GGCCGAGAAGGAGTGGGGTGATGGGATCCGAGGGCTGTCCTTGAGTGCTGCCCGCTATGCACTGTTACGGCTAGAGGAGGGGCCTCCTCACACGAAGAACTGGCG GCCTCAGCTGCTGGTGCTGCTGAAGCTAGACGAGGACCTTCACGTGAAGTACCCACGGCTCCTCACTTTCGCCTCCCAGCTTAAGGCTGGCAAGGGCCTGACCATCGTCGGTTCTGTCATCCAGGGCAGCTTCTTGGAGAGCTATGGCGAGGCCCAGGCTGCTGAGCAG ACAATCAAGAATATGATGGAGATTGAGAAGGTGAAGGGCTTCTGCCAGGTGGTGGTAGCCAGCAAGGTGCGAGAGGGGCTGGCCCACCTCATCCAGTCTTGTGGCCTGGGTGGCATGAGGCATAACTCTGTGGTGCTGGGCTGGCCCTATGGCTGGCGACAGAGCGAGGACCCACGTGCCTGGAAGACCTTTATTG ACACCGTGCGCTGCACCACAGCAGCGCACTTGGCCCTGCTCGTGCCCAAGAACATCGCCTTCTACCCCAGCAACCATGAGCGCTACCTAGAGGGCCACATTGACGTGTGGTGGATTGTGCACGACGGTGGCATGCTTATGCTTTTGCCCTTTCTGCTGCGCCAGCACAAG GTCTGGAGGAAGTGCCGGATGCGCATCTTTACGGTGGCCCAGATGGATGACAACAGCATCCAGATGAAGAAGGATCTGGCCATCTTCCTGTACCACCTACGCCTTGAGGCAGAGGTGGAGGTAGTAGAGATG CATAACAGCGACATCTCTGCATATACCTATGAGCGGACACTAATGATGGAACAGCGGTCCCAGATGCTGCGGCAGATGAGGCTGACCAAGACAGAGCGGGAGCGAGAA GCCCAGCTGGTCAAGGACCGGCACTCAGCCCTGCGCCTGGAGAGCCTGTACTCGGACGAGGAAGATGACTCTGCAGCTGGGGCTGACAAGATCCAGATGACATGGACTCGGGACAAGTACATGGCAGCTGAGTCCTGGGACCCCAGCCACGGCCCTGACAATTTCCGGGAGCTGGTGCATATTAAACC GGACCAGTCCAATGTGCGGCGCATGCACACCGCTGTGAAGCTCAATGAAGTCATTGTCACTCGCTCCCACGATGCCCGCCTGGTCCTACTGAACATGCCTGGCCCACCCAAGAACAGCGAAGGTGATGAGAACT ACATGGAGTTCCTGGAGGTGCTGACCGAAGGCCTTGAGCGTGTGCTGTTGGTGCGTGGCGGTGGCCGTGAAGTGATCACCATCTACTCCTGA
- the SLC12A4 gene encoding solute carrier family 12 member 4 isoform X4 produces MGTLMGVYLPCLQNIFGVILFLRLTWMVGTAGVLQALLVVLICCCCTLLTAISMSAIATNGVVPAGGSYFMISRSLGPEFGGAVGLCFYLGTTFAAAMYILGAIEILLTYIAPPAAIFYPAGAHDTSSATLNNMRVYGTIFLTFMTLVVFVGVKYVNKFASLFLACVIISILSIYAGGIKSIFDPPVFPVCMLGNRTLSRDQFDVCAKTAMVNNETVATQLWKLFCHSPNLTTDSCDPYFLVNNVTEIPGIPGAAAGVLQENLWSAYLEKGEVVEKHGLPSTDALGLKESLPLYVVADIATSFTVLVGIFFPSVTGIMAGSNRSGDLRDAQKSIPVGTILAIVTTSLVYFSSVVLFGACIEGVVLRDKYGDGVSRNLVVGTLAWPSPWVIVIGSFFSTCGAGLQSLTGAPRLLQAIAKDNIIPFLRVFGHGKANGEPTWALLLTALIAELGILIASLDMVAPILSMFFLMCYLFVNLACAVQTLLRTPNWRPRFKYYHWALSFLGMSLCLALMFVSSWYYALVAMLIAGMIYKYIEYQGAEKEWGDGIRGLSLSAARYALLRLEEGPPHTKNWRPQLLVLLKLDEDLHVKYPRLLTFASQLKAGKGLTIVGSVIQGSFLESYGEAQAAEQTIKNMMEIEKVKGFCQVVVASKVREGLAHLIQSCGLGGMRHNSVVLGWPYGWRQSEDPRAWKTFIDTVRCTTAAHLALLVPKNIAFYPSNHERYLEGHIDVWWIVHDGGMLMLLPFLLRQHKVWRKCRMRIFTVAQMDDNSIQMKKDLAIFLYHLRLEAEVEVVEMHNSDISAYTYERTLMMEQRSQMLRQMRLTKTEREREAQLVKDRHSALRLESLYSDEEDDSAAGADKIQMTWTRDKYMAAESWDPSHGPDNFRELVHIKPDQSNVRRMHTAVKLNEVIVTRSHDARLVLLNMPGPPKNSEGDENYMEFLEVLTEGLERVLLVRGGGREVITIYS; encoded by the exons ATGGGCACCCTAATGGGGGTGTACCTGCCCTGCCTACAGAATATCTTCGGGGTTATCCTGTTCTTGCGGCTGACCTGGATGGTGGGCACGGCCGGTGTGTTGCAGGCTCTCCTCGTCGTGCTCATCTGCTGCTGCTGT ACTTTGCTGACGGCCATCTCCATGAGTGCCATCGCCACCAACGGTGTGGTTCCAG CCGGGGGCTCCTATTTCATGATTTCCCGCTCGCTGGGGCCAGAATTTGGAGGCGCTGTGGGCCTGTGCTTCTACCTGGGAACAACATTTGCTGCAGCCATGTACATCCTAGGTGCCATTGAGATCTTGCTG ACCTACATTGCCCCACCAGCTGCCATTTTTTACCCAGCGGGCGCTCATGATACATCAAGTGCCACCTTGAATAATATGCGGGTATATGGGACCATTTTTCTGACCTTCATGACCCTAGTGGTGTTTGTTGGTGTCAAGTATGTGAACAAATTTGCCTCACTCTTCCTGGCCTGTGTGATCATCTCCATCCTGTCCATCTATGCCGGGGGCATCAAGTCAATTTTTGACCCTCCTGTGTTTCC agtGTGCATGCTGGGCAACAGGACCCTGTCCCGGGACCAGTTTGACGTCTGTGCCAAGACGGCCATGGTGAACAATGAGACAGTGGCCACCCAGCTATGGAAACTCTTCTGCCACAGCCCCAACCTTACCACTGATTCCTGTGACCCCTACTTCCTGGTCAACAATGTGACCGAGATCCCTGGCATCCCTGGTGCGGCTGCTGGTGTGCTCCAGG AAAACCTGTGGAGTGCCTACCTGGAGAAGGGCGAGGTCGTGGAGAAGCACGGACTGCCTTCCACAGATGCCCTTGGCCTGAAGGAGAGCCTGCCCCTGTACGTGGTGGCTGACATCGCCACATCCTTCACCGTGCTGGTCGGCATCTTCTTTCCCTCCGTAACAG GCATTATGGCTGGCTCAAACCGCTCCGGGGACCTCCGGGATGCCCAGAAGTCCATTCCTGTGGGGACCATTCTGGCCATTGTTACGACCTCCCTTGTGT ACTTCAGCAGCGTGGTTCTCTTTGGCGCCTGCATCGAGGGTGTGGTACTCCGGGACAA GTACGGTGATGGCGTCAGCAGGAACCTGGTGGTGGGCACATTGGCCTGGCCTTCGCCCTGGGTCATCGTCATCGGCTCCTTCTTCTCAACTTGTGGTGCCGGCCTACAAAGCCTCACTGGGGCACCACGCCTATTGCAGGCCATCGCCAAGGACAACATCATTCCCTTCCTCAGG GTATTTGGCCATGGAAAGGCAAATGGTGAACCAACGTGGGCACTCCTCCTGACGGCACTCATTGCTGAGCTGGGCATCCTCATCGCTTCCCTTGACATGGTGGCCCCCATTCTATCCAT GTTCTTTCTGATGTGTTACCTGTTTGTGAACCTGGCCTGTGCTGTGCAGACACTCCTAAGGACACCTAATTGGCGGCCACGGTTCAAGTACTATCACTG GGCGCTATCCTTCCTGGGCATGAGCCTCTGCCTGGCCCTTATGTTTGTCTCCTCCTGGTACTATGCCCTGGTCGCCATGCTCATTGCGGGCATGATCTACAAGTACATTGAATACCAAGG GGCCGAGAAGGAGTGGGGTGATGGGATCCGAGGGCTGTCCTTGAGTGCTGCCCGCTATGCACTGTTACGGCTAGAGGAGGGGCCTCCTCACACGAAGAACTGGCG GCCTCAGCTGCTGGTGCTGCTGAAGCTAGACGAGGACCTTCACGTGAAGTACCCACGGCTCCTCACTTTCGCCTCCCAGCTTAAGGCTGGCAAGGGCCTGACCATCGTCGGTTCTGTCATCCAGGGCAGCTTCTTGGAGAGCTATGGCGAGGCCCAGGCTGCTGAGCAG ACAATCAAGAATATGATGGAGATTGAGAAGGTGAAGGGCTTCTGCCAGGTGGTGGTAGCCAGCAAGGTGCGAGAGGGGCTGGCCCACCTCATCCAGTCTTGTGGCCTGGGTGGCATGAGGCATAACTCTGTGGTGCTGGGCTGGCCCTATGGCTGGCGACAGAGCGAGGACCCACGTGCCTGGAAGACCTTTATTG ACACCGTGCGCTGCACCACAGCAGCGCACTTGGCCCTGCTCGTGCCCAAGAACATCGCCTTCTACCCCAGCAACCATGAGCGCTACCTAGAGGGCCACATTGACGTGTGGTGGATTGTGCACGACGGTGGCATGCTTATGCTTTTGCCCTTTCTGCTGCGCCAGCACAAG GTCTGGAGGAAGTGCCGGATGCGCATCTTTACGGTGGCCCAGATGGATGACAACAGCATCCAGATGAAGAAGGATCTGGCCATCTTCCTGTACCACCTACGCCTTGAGGCAGAGGTGGAGGTAGTAGAGATG CATAACAGCGACATCTCTGCATATACCTATGAGCGGACACTAATGATGGAACAGCGGTCCCAGATGCTGCGGCAGATGAGGCTGACCAAGACAGAGCGGGAGCGAGAA GCCCAGCTGGTCAAGGACCGGCACTCAGCCCTGCGCCTGGAGAGCCTGTACTCGGACGAGGAAGATGACTCTGCAGCTGGGGCTGACAAGATCCAGATGACATGGACTCGGGACAAGTACATGGCAGCTGAGTCCTGGGACCCCAGCCACGGCCCTGACAATTTCCGGGAGCTGGTGCATATTAAACC GGACCAGTCCAATGTGCGGCGCATGCACACCGCTGTGAAGCTCAATGAAGTCATTGTCACTCGCTCCCACGATGCCCGCCTGGTCCTACTGAACATGCCTGGCCCACCCAAGAACAGCGAAGGTGATGAGAACT ACATGGAGTTCCTGGAGGTGCTGACCGAAGGCCTTGAGCGTGTGCTGTTGGTGCGTGGCGGTGGCCGTGAAGTGATCACCATCTACTCCTGA
- the SLC12A4 gene encoding solute carrier family 12 member 4 isoform X3, giving the protein MGDTMRPGHGNHRESSPFLCPLEASRGSDYYDRNLALFEEELDIRPKVSSLLGKLVSYTNLTQGAKEHEEAESGEGTRRRAAKAPSMGTLMGVYLPCLQNIFGVILFLRLTWMVGTAGVLQALLVVLICCCCTLLTAISMSAIATNGVVPAGGSYFMISRSLGPEFGGAVGLCFYLGTTFAAAMYILGAIEILLTYIAPPAAIFYPAGAHDTSSATLNNMRVYGTIFLTFMTLVVFVGVKYVNKFASLFLACVIISILSIYAGGIKSIFDPPVFPVCMLGNRTLSRDQFDVCAKTAMVNNETVATQLWKLFCHSPNLTTDSCDPYFLVNNVTEIPGIPGAAAGVLQENLWSAYLEKGEVVEKHGLPSTDALGLKESLPLYVVADIATSFTVLVGIFFPSVTGIMAGSNRSGDLRDAQKSIPVGTILAIVTTSLVYFSSVVLFGACIEGVVLRDKYGDGVSRNLVVGTLAWPSPWVIVIGSFFSTCGAGLQSLTGAPRLLQAIAKDNIIPFLRVFGHGKANGEPTWALLLTALIAELGILIASLDMVAPILSMFFLMCYLFVNLACAVQTLLRTPNWRPRFKYYHWALSFLGMSLCLALMFVSSWYYALVAMLIAGMIYKYIEYQGAEKEWGDGIRGLSLSAARYALLRLEEGPPHTKNWRPQLLVLLKLDEDLHVKYPRLLTFASQLKAGKGLTIVGSVIQGSFLESYGEAQAAEQTIKNMMEIEKVKGFCQVVVASKVREGLAHLIQSCGLGGMRHNSVVLGWPYGWRQSEDPRAWKTFIDTVRCTTAAHLALLVPKNIAFYPSNHERYLEGHIDVWWIVHDGGMLMLLPFLLRQHKVWRKCRMRIFTVAQMDDNSIQMKKDLAIFLYHLRLEAEVEVVEMHNSDISAYTYERTLMMEQRSQMLRQMRLTKTEREREAQLVKDRHSALRLESLYSDEEDDSAAGADKIQMTWTRDKYMAAESWDPSHGPDNFRELVHIKPDQSNVRRMHTAVKLNEVIVTRSHDARLVLLNMPGPPKNSEGDENYMEFLEVLTEGLERVLLVRGGGREVITIYS; this is encoded by the exons ATGGGGGACACAATGCGCCCTG GACATGGCAACCACAGAGAGAGCAGCCCTTTCCTTTGTCCCTTGGAGGCTTCCAGAGGAAGTGACTACTACGACAGGAACCTGGCACTGTTTGAG GAAGAGCTGGACATCCGCCCAAAGGTATCATCTCTCCTGGGCAAGCTCGTCAGCTACACCAACCTCACACAGGGCGCCAAGGAACATGAGGAagctgagagtggggagggcacCCGCCGGAGAGCAGCCAAG GCACCCAGTATGGGCACCCTAATGGGGGTGTACCTGCCCTGCCTACAGAATATCTTCGGGGTTATCCTGTTCTTGCGGCTGACCTGGATGGTGGGCACGGCCGGTGTGTTGCAGGCTCTCCTCGTCGTGCTCATCTGCTGCTGCTGT ACTTTGCTGACGGCCATCTCCATGAGTGCCATCGCCACCAACGGTGTGGTTCCAG CCGGGGGCTCCTATTTCATGATTTCCCGCTCGCTGGGGCCAGAATTTGGAGGCGCTGTGGGCCTGTGCTTCTACCTGGGAACAACATTTGCTGCAGCCATGTACATCCTAGGTGCCATTGAGATCTTGCTG ACCTACATTGCCCCACCAGCTGCCATTTTTTACCCAGCGGGCGCTCATGATACATCAAGTGCCACCTTGAATAATATGCGGGTATATGGGACCATTTTTCTGACCTTCATGACCCTAGTGGTGTTTGTTGGTGTCAAGTATGTGAACAAATTTGCCTCACTCTTCCTGGCCTGTGTGATCATCTCCATCCTGTCCATCTATGCCGGGGGCATCAAGTCAATTTTTGACCCTCCTGTGTTTCC agtGTGCATGCTGGGCAACAGGACCCTGTCCCGGGACCAGTTTGACGTCTGTGCCAAGACGGCCATGGTGAACAATGAGACAGTGGCCACCCAGCTATGGAAACTCTTCTGCCACAGCCCCAACCTTACCACTGATTCCTGTGACCCCTACTTCCTGGTCAACAATGTGACCGAGATCCCTGGCATCCCTGGTGCGGCTGCTGGTGTGCTCCAGG AAAACCTGTGGAGTGCCTACCTGGAGAAGGGCGAGGTCGTGGAGAAGCACGGACTGCCTTCCACAGATGCCCTTGGCCTGAAGGAGAGCCTGCCCCTGTACGTGGTGGCTGACATCGCCACATCCTTCACCGTGCTGGTCGGCATCTTCTTTCCCTCCGTAACAG GCATTATGGCTGGCTCAAACCGCTCCGGGGACCTCCGGGATGCCCAGAAGTCCATTCCTGTGGGGACCATTCTGGCCATTGTTACGACCTCCCTTGTGT ACTTCAGCAGCGTGGTTCTCTTTGGCGCCTGCATCGAGGGTGTGGTACTCCGGGACAA GTACGGTGATGGCGTCAGCAGGAACCTGGTGGTGGGCACATTGGCCTGGCCTTCGCCCTGGGTCATCGTCATCGGCTCCTTCTTCTCAACTTGTGGTGCCGGCCTACAAAGCCTCACTGGGGCACCACGCCTATTGCAGGCCATCGCCAAGGACAACATCATTCCCTTCCTCAGG GTATTTGGCCATGGAAAGGCAAATGGTGAACCAACGTGGGCACTCCTCCTGACGGCACTCATTGCTGAGCTGGGCATCCTCATCGCTTCCCTTGACATGGTGGCCCCCATTCTATCCAT GTTCTTTCTGATGTGTTACCTGTTTGTGAACCTGGCCTGTGCTGTGCAGACACTCCTAAGGACACCTAATTGGCGGCCACGGTTCAAGTACTATCACTG GGCGCTATCCTTCCTGGGCATGAGCCTCTGCCTGGCCCTTATGTTTGTCTCCTCCTGGTACTATGCCCTGGTCGCCATGCTCATTGCGGGCATGATCTACAAGTACATTGAATACCAAGG GGCCGAGAAGGAGTGGGGTGATGGGATCCGAGGGCTGTCCTTGAGTGCTGCCCGCTATGCACTGTTACGGCTAGAGGAGGGGCCTCCTCACACGAAGAACTGGCG GCCTCAGCTGCTGGTGCTGCTGAAGCTAGACGAGGACCTTCACGTGAAGTACCCACGGCTCCTCACTTTCGCCTCCCAGCTTAAGGCTGGCAAGGGCCTGACCATCGTCGGTTCTGTCATCCAGGGCAGCTTCTTGGAGAGCTATGGCGAGGCCCAGGCTGCTGAGCAG ACAATCAAGAATATGATGGAGATTGAGAAGGTGAAGGGCTTCTGCCAGGTGGTGGTAGCCAGCAAGGTGCGAGAGGGGCTGGCCCACCTCATCCAGTCTTGTGGCCTGGGTGGCATGAGGCATAACTCTGTGGTGCTGGGCTGGCCCTATGGCTGGCGACAGAGCGAGGACCCACGTGCCTGGAAGACCTTTATTG ACACCGTGCGCTGCACCACAGCAGCGCACTTGGCCCTGCTCGTGCCCAAGAACATCGCCTTCTACCCCAGCAACCATGAGCGCTACCTAGAGGGCCACATTGACGTGTGGTGGATTGTGCACGACGGTGGCATGCTTATGCTTTTGCCCTTTCTGCTGCGCCAGCACAAG GTCTGGAGGAAGTGCCGGATGCGCATCTTTACGGTGGCCCAGATGGATGACAACAGCATCCAGATGAAGAAGGATCTGGCCATCTTCCTGTACCACCTACGCCTTGAGGCAGAGGTGGAGGTAGTAGAGATG CATAACAGCGACATCTCTGCATATACCTATGAGCGGACACTAATGATGGAACAGCGGTCCCAGATGCTGCGGCAGATGAGGCTGACCAAGACAGAGCGGGAGCGAGAA GCCCAGCTGGTCAAGGACCGGCACTCAGCCCTGCGCCTGGAGAGCCTGTACTCGGACGAGGAAGATGACTCTGCAGCTGGGGCTGACAAGATCCAGATGACATGGACTCGGGACAAGTACATGGCAGCTGAGTCCTGGGACCCCAGCCACGGCCCTGACAATTTCCGGGAGCTGGTGCATATTAAACC GGACCAGTCCAATGTGCGGCGCATGCACACCGCTGTGAAGCTCAATGAAGTCATTGTCACTCGCTCCCACGATGCCCGCCTGGTCCTACTGAACATGCCTGGCCCACCCAAGAACAGCGAAGGTGATGAGAACT ACATGGAGTTCCTGGAGGTGCTGACCGAAGGCCTTGAGCGTGTGCTGTTGGTGCGTGGCGGTGGCCGTGAAGTGATCACCATCTACTCCTGA